ATCAGGTTCATCTGTTCTGCTTTCTGGCCAGCTACGCCGCCGCTTTCTTCCTGGAACTCGGCCGCTACTGGAAACCGCTGCCTCCTCTCCGCTGGCTGTCGCTGATTGCGACGGTCGCCGGCCTGATCGCTCATACCTGGTATCTGATCTCCCGCTCGATTCAATCGCAGCTGCCGCCGCTCGTCGCTTCCAATCACGACTGGCTCCTTGTCGCCGCCTGGCTGCTTGTCGCCGGCTATCTGGGGTTCGTCGTCTGGAATCTGCAGAGGCGAGGAGCGGACGCCATGGGGCTGTTCGTGCTTCCGCTGGCTCTATTGATGGTCGGGGCGTCCAGTCTGGTCAGCAACGATCCGGATGTTCTGTTCGGCAGCCAGCGGGTCCTGAAGATGCTGCACGCCAGTTCGCTCGTCATCGGGATCACCGGCGTCCTGGCCGGATTTCTGATCAGCGTGATGTATCTTCTGCAGCATCGGCGCCTCAAGAAGAAGCAGAACCTCCGGGGCGGCTTTACGTTGCCGGCTCTGGCTTCGCTGGCTCGCTACAATCTCTGGTCGGTGTCGATTTCCATGCCGATGCTCACGCTGGGTCTGCTCACCGGCTTTCTGTTGATCGGCGGTTCCGAAAAAGCGCTCCGGCCGGTTTCCTGGCAGGATCCAATCGTCATCGGCTTCACCATCGTCTGGCTCGGAATGGTGCTCTCGTTTGGGGGTCTGTTCAAGAAGCGTTCGATGCAGGGCCGGCAGATTGCGCTGATGAATGCCTGGGCCTTTGGCTTTCTTATCGTTACGTTGCTCGGTCTG
The genomic region above belongs to Rubinisphaera margarita and contains:
- the ccsA gene encoding cytochrome c biogenesis protein CcsA, which codes for MHQVHLFCFLASYAAAFFLELGRYWKPLPPLRWLSLIATVAGLIAHTWYLISRSIQSQLPPLVASNHDWLLVAAWLLVAGYLGFVVWNLQRRGADAMGLFVLPLALLMVGASSLVSNDPDVLFGSQRVLKMLHASSLVIGITGVLAGFLISVMYLLQHRRLKKKQNLRGGFTLPALASLARYNLWSVSISMPMLTLGLLTGFLLIGGSEKALRPVSWQDPIVIGFTIVWLGMVLSFGGLFKKRSMQGRQIALMNAWAFGFLIVTLLGLQILVNLTGLPSQHG